In Silene latifolia isolate original U9 population chromosome 3, ASM4854445v1, whole genome shotgun sequence, a single window of DNA contains:
- the LOC141648077 gene encoding peptide deformylase 1A, chloroplastic/mitochondrial, producing the protein MEVFPRISNRFLSFSSSNPTTIFRVTPFLHFNTPSQISSLKPASPIYPNPVTPARFFSSPASRLSAPRAGWLLGLGQKEQKPSLPDLVKAGDPVLHEPAREVDPNDIGSEKIQKIIDDMISVMRKAPGVGLAAPQIGIPLKIIVLEDTREYISYAPKEEIKSQDRRAFDLLVLVNPVLEKKSNKTALFFEGCLSVDGYRAVVERYLDVEVRGLDRYGQAIKVNASGWQARILQHECDHLEGTLYVDKMVKRTFRTVENLDLPLAVGCPKLGVP; encoded by the exons ATGGAGGTTTTCCCTCGAATCTCAAATCGCTTCCTTTCTTTCTCCTCCTCAAACCCGACTACCATTTTCCGGGTCACCCCATTTCTCCACTTTAACACCccttctcaaatttcctcccttAAACCCGCTTCACCCATTTACCCGAACCCGGTTACCCCTGCCCGTTTTTTCTCTTCTCCTGCTTCAAGATTATCAGCTCCCCGGGCAGGATGGTTACTGGGTCTCGGCCAGAAAGAGCAGAAACCAAGCCTGCCCGATTTGGTTAAAGCGGGTGACCCGGTTTTGCATGAGCCAGCACGGGAAGTTGACCCGAATGATATCGGGTCGGAGAAGATACAAAAGATAATAGATGATATGATTAGTGTAATGAGGAAGGCTCCTGGTGTTGGACTTGCTGCTCCTCAGATTGGTATTCCTTTAAAG ATTATTGTGCTGGAAGACACAAGGGAGTACATCAGTTATGCACCCAAGGAGGAAATCAAATCACAAGACAGACGTGCTTTTGACCTTTTG GTTCTAGTGAATCCGGTACTTGAGAAGAAGAGCAATAAAACGGCGCTTTTCTTCGAAGGCTGCTTAAG TGTCGATGGATACAGAGCAGTTGTAGAGCGATATCTTGACGTTGAAGTCAGAGGACTAGACCGTTATGGGCAGGCTATCAAAGTGAATGCTTCAGGTTGGCAGGCACGTATACTTCAGCATGAATGTGATCATCTAGAAGGAACCCTCTACGTTGACAAGATGGTAAAAAGGACATTTAGAACTGTGGAGAACTTAGATTTACCACTTGCAGTCGGCTGCCCGAAGCTTGGGGTGCC